A region from the Canis lupus dingo isolate Sandy chromosome X, ASM325472v2, whole genome shotgun sequence genome encodes:
- the LOC112649482 gene encoding LOW QUALITY PROTEIN: protein C-ets-1-like (The sequence of the model RefSeq protein was modified relative to this genomic sequence to represent the inferred CDS: inserted 1 base in 1 codon; deleted 1 base in 1 codon) encodes MGSWKETTDIEGTSFRTFPSPSLSGKVVLKVRMSYFVDSAASGPAPYSAVRPAVVRQGPINSYEDPQMAACGFQSNYHQQRAYYPFWDEIATQEVPTGLEHCGPDMECADVPLLTPSSKEMMSQALKATFSGFSKEQQRLGIPKDPRQXTETHVQDWMMWAVNEFSLKGMDFQKFCVNGAALCALGKDCFLELAPDFVGDIFWEHLEILQKENVIPYQVNGVNPTYPESRYTSDYFISYGMEHAQCVPSSEFSEPSFITESNQTLHPISSEELLSLTYENDYSSVILWDPLQTDTLQTDYFAIKQEVVTPDNMCMGRTSCDKLGAQDSFESVESYDSCDCLTQSRSSHSSFSSLQHIPSYESVDSEDYPAALPNHKPKGTFKDYVRDHADLNKGKPIIPAAALAGYTGSGPIQLWQFLLELLTDKSCQSFISWVGDGWEFKLSDPEEVARRWGKRKNKPKMNYEKLSCGLCYYYDKNIIQETASKRYVYRFVCDLQNLLGYTPEELHTMLDIKPDADE; translated from the exons atggGTAGTTGGAAAGAGACCACAGACATTGAAGGAACCTCATTCAGGACCTTTCCCTCACCCAGTCTCTCTGGCAAAGTAGTGCTGAAGGTGAGGATGAGCTACTTTGTGGATTCTGCAGCCAGTGGCCCTGCCCCTTATTCAGCAGTGCGGCCTGCTGTGGTGAGGCAGGGGCCTATCAACTCCTATGAAGATCCTCAAATGGCC GCCTGTGGTTTCCAGTCCAATTATCACCAGCAAAGAGCTTACTACCCCTTCTGGGATGAGATAGCAACTCAGGAAGTTCCCACAGGTCTGGAACACTGTGGCCCAGATATGGAATGTGCTGATGTACCACTGTTAACTCCAAGCAGCAAAGAAATGATGTCTCAAGCATTGAAAGCTACTTTCAGTGGTTTCTCTAAAGAACAACAAAGACTGGGAATTCCAAAAGACCCCCGGC TGACAGAAACCCATGTTCAGGACTGGATGATGTGGGCTGTGAATGAGTTCAGCCTGAAAGGTATGGACTTCCAGAAGTTCTGTGTGAATGGGGCAGCCCTCTGCGCACTAGGAAAAGACTGCTTTCTCGAGCTGGCCCCAGACTTCGTTGGGGATATCTTTTGGGAACATCTTGAGATCCTACAGAAAGAGAATGTGATACCGTACCAAGTGAATGGAGTCAACCCTACCTATCCAGAATCCCGCTATACCTCAGATTACTTCATTAGTTATGGTATGGAGCATGCTCAGTGTGTTCCTTCCTCTGAGTTCTCAGAGCCTAGCTTCATCACAGAGTCCAACCAGACACTCCATCCCATTAGCTCGGAGGAACTCCTCTCCCTCACGTATGAGAATGACTACTCCTCGGTCATTCTCTGGGACCCTCTGCAGACAGACACCTTGCAGACTGACTACTTTGCCATCAAACAAGAAGTTGTAACCCCAGACAACATGTGCATGGGGAGGACCAGTTGTGATAAGCTCGGGGCCCAGGACTCTTTTGAGAGCGTGGAGAGCTACGACAGTTGTGACTGCCTCACCCAGTCCCGGAGCagccattcatcttttagtagccTGCAGCACATCCCCTCCTATGAAAGCGTCGACTCAGAGGACTATCCAGCTGCCCTGCCCAACCACAAGCCCAAGGGCACCTTCAAGGACTATGTGCGTGACCATGCTGACCTCAACAAGGGCAAACCTATCATTCCTGCTGCTGCCCTGGCTGGCTACACAGGCAGTGGACCAATCCAGCTATGGCAGTTTCTTCTGGAATTACTCACTGATAAATCCTGTCAGTCTTTTATCAGCTGGGTAGGAGATGGCTGGGAGTTCAAGCTTTCTGACCCAGAAGAGGTGGCCAGGagatggggaaaaaggaaaaacaaacctaAGATGAATTATGAGAAACTGAGCTGTGGCCTATGCTACTATTATGACAAAAACATCATCCAAGAAACAGCGAGTAAGCGCTATGTGTACCGCTTTGTGTGTGACCTGCAGAACCTCCTGGGCTACACGCCCGAGGAACTCCACACCATGCTGGACATCAAGCCCGATGCTGATGAGTGA